The Candidatus Latescibacter sp. nucleotide sequence TAAGGCCCGATGCTCCGGGCGTGAATCTTGTCGGCGACCAGATGAAGCAGCTTGAGCATGTATATGATGCCCACCGTCACCGGGCGATCGAACGGTACACCGGTACGGCCGTCAAAAACCTTGGTCTTGCCGTTAAGGGGAAGCCCGGCGGCCTTTAGTTCCGCCTGGATTTCATCCCAGGTTGCACCGTCAAAAACCGGGGTCTCGTAGAATTTACCCAGTTTTTCTCCCGCCCAGCCCAGATGGGTTTCCAGTATCTGGCCAAGATTCATACGGGATGGCACACCCAGAGGGTTCAGCACGATATCGACCGGAGTTCCGTCTTCCAGATAGGGCATATCCTCTTCGGGAACTATCTTGGCGACCACACCCTTGTTACCGTGACGGCCGGCCATTTTATCGCCCACCTGAAGTTTCCGTTTGCGGGCAACGCGTACTTTGACAAGTTGCGCGATTCCCGGAGACAGCTCGTCGCCACGTTGAACTTTTTCTATTTCACGCTCCACTCTTTCTTCAAGCAGGGCAATCTGATTGCCCGCCGCAGTCAGAACTTTGGCCACCCGGTATTCGATATTCTCATCGCTTGACCAGGTTCCGGTCGGCTGGAACTTTTCATAATCGATTGCCAAAAGGGATTTCTTGGTAAACGTTTTCCCGGCCTCGATCACCACCTGTCCGGTATCGGTATCTACAATATCGGAGCCGGCTTTGACCGAATAGAGAACCTTGCTCATCTCCTGAGTCCGCAGGTCTTTGAGCCTTTTGATCTTTTCCTGGAACTCTCTGCGGATTTTTTCGATGGCGTCTTTATCGACCCGCCGGGTCTTCTCATCGCGCTCCTTGCGGGAAAAGATGCGGGTATCGATGACCACGCCTTCGATTCCGGGCGGAACCTTCAGAGAAGCATCACGGACTTCTCCGGCCTTTTCACCGAAAATAGCCTTGAGGAGACGCTCTTCCGGGGAAAGCTCGGTCTCTCCCTTCGGGGTGACCTTGCCCACGAGAATATCGCCGGCTTTGACTTCGGCGCCCATCCGGATTACCCCGTTCACGTCCAGGTCTTTGACCGCATCCTCGGAGATATTGGGGAGCTCCCTGGTGAGCTCTTCAGTGCCCCGTTTGGTATCACGGACCTGGAGTTCGAATTCTTCGATATGGATGGAGGAGAAGGTATCATTCTTTGCGAGCCGTTCACTGATAACGATGGCGTCCTCGAAATTGTACCCATACCAGGGGATGAAAGCCACCAGGACGTTGGAGCCGAGCGCCAGGTCGCCGCGCTCGGTGGCGTGCCCGTCCGCCAGGATGGTGCCCGGCTCGACCCGGTCTCCCACCCGTACAAGCGGGCGCTGGCAGATGCAGGTATCCTGGTTGGAGCGTTTGAATTTGGTAAGATCGTGCACTTTTTCGTTATCGGTTGTTTCAAACACCGTCTCCGGCGTGGCCTCGGATTCATCCATCTTGACTATTATCCGGTCTCCGGAAACCCGCATCACCGTGCCGTTGACATCGGAAATTATCATGGCGCCGGAATCAATCGCAACCTTCTGTTCCATTCCGGTTCCCACCAGCGGCGCCTGCGGCTTCAGGAGGGGCACCCCCTGGCGCTGCATGTTGGAACCCATGAGCGCCCGGTTGGCGTCATCATGTTCCAGGAAGGGAATCAGAGAAGCTCCTGCGCCGACAAGCTGTTTCGGAGAAACATCCATATAGTCTACCTGCTCCGGAGATACGAGAGGGTAATCATCCCGCTTCCGTGCTTTGATAATATTGGAAACAAAGGACCCGTCCGGATTGAGCATAGCGTTTGCCTGGGCGATGGTGAATTTATCCTCCACATCGGCGCTCAGAAATTCTACAATGTTAGTTACTTTGCCATCCTGAAACTTACGGTAGGGAGTCTCAAGGAATCCGAACTCATTGATCCGTGCATGCGTGGCCAGATAAGAAATCAGACCGATGTTGGGACCTTCAGGAGTTTCAATCGGACAAACACGGCCATAATGGGTATGATGCACGTCACGGACCTCGAATCCCGCCCGCTCACGGGTAAGACCGCCGGGGCCGAGAGCCGAGAGACGCCGCTTGTGGGTCAGCTCGGAAAGGGGATTGATCTGATC carries:
- the rpoB gene encoding DNA-directed RNA polymerase subunit beta — protein: MRDRKKIERQSFAKIPTVVDMPYLLDLQISSFNNFLQLDLPPSKRREQGLQAVFRSIFPISDVHNTMNLEFVDYSIGVTKYSKVECVDRDMTYAAPLKATLRLIAFEKQGSEQVVKDIISQQVFLGEMPLMTEAGTFIINGAERVIVSQLHRSPGVFFGEETHPNGKLLFSARIIPYRGSWVEFSMDINDVMYAHIDRKRKFPATMLLRAFGYSDNESIWRLFFETEKMPIGKVEPDMICMEKVVDPETGEVVTEPCDDLTEETIERLKNLKVFKLEVLKYDRLKDSTVLENTLKRDPTKNEEEALQRIYSLLRPGDPPNIETARNLIERMFFNSKRYNLGDVGRYRMGHRLNSWGDPDNPTVLTREDFSAIIKYMLGLSIEAEGHYTDDIDHLGNRRVRTVGELLANQFNVGLSRLARTIKERMSLRDSEKKLTPHDLVNARTVSTVIASFFGSSQLSQFMDQINPLSELTHKRRLSALGPGGLTRERAGFEVRDVHHTHYGRVCPIETPEGPNIGLISYLATHARINEFGFLETPYRKFQDGKVTNIVEFLSADVEDKFTIAQANAMLNPDGSFVSNIIKARKRDDYPLVSPEQVDYMDVSPKQLVGAGASLIPFLEHDDANRALMGSNMQRQGVPLLKPQAPLVGTGMEQKVAIDSGAMIISDVNGTVMRVSGDRIIVKMDESEATPETVFETTDNEKVHDLTKFKRSNQDTCICQRPLVRVGDRVEPGTILADGHATERGDLALGSNVLVAFIPWYGYNFEDAIVISERLAKNDTFSSIHIEEFELQVRDTKRGTEELTRELPNISEDAVKDLDVNGVIRMGAEVKAGDILVGKVTPKGETELSPEERLLKAIFGEKAGEVRDASLKVPPGIEGVVIDTRIFSRKERDEKTRRVDKDAIEKIRREFQEKIKRLKDLRTQEMSKVLYSVKAGSDIVDTDTGQVVIEAGKTFTKKSLLAIDYEKFQPTGTWSSDENIEYRVAKVLTAAGNQIALLEERVEREIEKVQRGDELSPGIAQLVKVRVARKRKLQVGDKMAGRHGNKGVVAKIVPEEDMPYLEDGTPVDIVLNPLGVPSRMNLGQILETHLGWAGEKLGKFYETPVFDGATWDEIQAELKAAGLPLNGKTKVFDGRTGVPFDRPVTVGIIYMLKLLHLVADKIHARSIGPYSLVTQQPLGGKAQFGGQRFGEMEVWALEAYGAAHILQEMLTVKSDDVLGRSRIYEAIVKGENPPEPGIPESFNVLIKELQSLGLDFQLLKDNEVVV